A window of Candidatus Vicinibacter proximus contains these coding sequences:
- a CDS encoding Ig-like domain-containing protein, whose translation MFYHSRILLALMSLIGLFFGSCANIKNISGGPDDKTPPKILTERSTQNFSKNFNSRKIILTFNEWVTLNNPVQNIIISPPTEYPLKYKLQKKSLVIEFNEKENLKDSTTYTINIGESIKDLTAQNPASNIKFIFSTGDVIDSLQIKGSVRDAKTSKGQEKALVLLYSNLNDSVISKIKPDYFSWTDKDGNFEVDNLRQGTYRIFTILDKNQNYIYDQPSESIGFLNEYIQLSDTLNQDFLLWISQEKLPLTIKDFKIVPGKGTFVFNRASSDLKINLTKAINKFIWNAKDSLVFWYESDTSSLGILQYENKTDTVNLPPFNKNQIKSKKETLTAISRFIKPGQPLKISSTDAINSVDSTKVKILNSTFLKMVLNQDDPRIIELYSNFYDLAEDIVVLDSFFSKSINGLYNSHDSIRLNIINEKSLSKLKVTIEGLTPGFQYIFQVLDKDKVITENIFLANSEKQITNLTSIDPGKYTARLILDQNNNKEWDPVNFIKKNQPEKIWVWPLEELRPDWEIEVTLNLNK comes from the coding sequence ATGTTTTATCATTCCAGAATATTGTTAGCTCTCATGTCCCTTATTGGACTCTTTTTTGGGTCTTGCGCTAATATTAAAAATATTTCTGGTGGACCTGATGATAAAACTCCTCCAAAAATTTTAACTGAAAGGTCAACACAAAATTTTAGTAAAAATTTTAATAGTAGAAAAATAATACTTACTTTCAATGAATGGGTAACTCTGAACAATCCCGTCCAAAACATTATCATATCTCCTCCCACAGAATATCCTTTGAAATACAAACTACAAAAAAAATCATTGGTTATAGAATTCAATGAAAAAGAAAATCTTAAAGACTCCACTACATACACTATCAATATTGGAGAATCTATTAAAGATCTTACCGCTCAAAACCCTGCATCCAATATTAAATTTATTTTTTCTACAGGAGACGTAATTGATTCACTTCAAATAAAAGGCAGCGTCCGTGATGCAAAAACTTCAAAAGGACAGGAAAAAGCCTTGGTACTACTATACAGCAACCTTAATGATTCTGTAATCAGTAAAATCAAACCAGATTACTTCAGTTGGACTGATAAAGATGGCAATTTTGAAGTAGATAATCTTCGTCAAGGAACGTATAGAATTTTTACAATTTTGGATAAAAATCAAAATTATATTTATGACCAACCTTCAGAATCCATAGGTTTTCTAAATGAGTATATTCAACTTAGTGATACTTTAAATCAAGATTTTTTATTGTGGATCTCTCAAGAAAAATTACCGCTTACAATTAAAGATTTTAAAATTGTACCTGGGAAAGGTACGTTTGTTTTTAATAGAGCATCCAGTGATTTAAAAATCAATTTAACCAAAGCAATCAACAAATTCATATGGAATGCCAAAGATAGCTTGGTATTCTGGTATGAATCCGATACCTCTTCTTTAGGCATCCTCCAATATGAGAACAAAACGGACACAGTAAATCTTCCTCCATTCAATAAAAATCAGATAAAATCAAAAAAAGAAACATTAACTGCTATTTCCCGATTTATAAAACCTGGCCAACCATTGAAAATATCAAGTACAGATGCCATTAATTCTGTTGACTCCACAAAAGTAAAAATCCTTAATAGTACCTTTTTAAAGATGGTTTTAAACCAAGATGATCCAAGAATAATTGAACTATATTCCAATTTTTATGATTTGGCGGAAGATATAGTTGTACTTGACTCATTTTTCTCAAAGAGCATAAATGGATTGTATAATTCACATGATTCAATTAGATTAAATATAATAAATGAAAAATCTTTATCCAAACTTAAAGTGACCATCGAGGGTTTAACTCCCGGTTTCCAATATATATTTCAAGTTTTAGATAAAGATAAAGTAATTACAGAAAATATTTTTTTAGCAAATTCCGAAAAACAAATTACTAATTTAACATCCATTGACCCAGGCAAGTATACGGCAAGGTTGATTTTAGATCAAAACAACAACAAGGAATGGGACCCTGTAAATTTTATAAAAAAAAATCAACCGGAAAAAATTTGGGTTTGGCCATTGGAAGAGTTAAGACCTGATTGGGAAATAGAAGTTACGCTTAATTTAAATAAATGA
- a CDS encoding 2,3-bisphosphoglycerate-independent phosphoglycerate mutase gives MKKAMLLILDGWGIGQIEKADAIKAANTPFYDSLIRQYPNSSLITYGNAVGLPEGQFGNSEVGHLNLGAGRVVFQDLGLIDQAIKTGLLKENSEFIELISYCENQNKPIHIIGLVSDGGVHSHINHLVGIIDLLESTKIKEISIHAILDGRDTDPHSGISFIDQINNYLKGKRTKIVSTIGRYYAMDRDKRWERTKKAYDLYIHGIGQKSNDFHSAINNSYRIGITDEFLDAHSLKNPVTIKEKDAVLCINFRTDRLRQLTEALTQNDFPEFGMSRHSLHYVTMTNYKDEYKNISVLFGKEDIEDTLGETLSRYGFTQLRIAETEKYPHVSFFFNGGKESTFVGERRILIPSPKVATYDLQPEMSANAVTNSLLEDIQKNHPDFVCINFANADMVGHTGNFNAVVKGIESVDQCLEKIVPFAQSHNYEMIILADHGNADFMINADGSPNTAHTMNPVPCILISKNKSLTVKNGKLADIAPTLLNLMELPVPEKMTGNSLI, from the coding sequence ATGAAAAAAGCAATGCTATTGATTTTAGATGGCTGGGGAATTGGCCAAATTGAAAAAGCCGATGCCATTAAAGCAGCTAATACCCCTTTCTATGATTCGCTAATTAGACAATATCCAAACAGTAGTCTGATTACCTACGGAAATGCAGTTGGTCTTCCGGAAGGACAATTTGGCAATTCTGAGGTAGGCCATTTAAATTTAGGTGCGGGAAGGGTCGTTTTTCAGGATTTAGGCTTGATCGATCAGGCTATTAAAACCGGTCTTCTTAAAGAGAATTCAGAATTTATTGAATTAATTTCTTATTGTGAAAATCAAAACAAACCCATTCACATCATTGGGTTGGTCTCAGATGGAGGCGTACATAGTCATATAAACCACTTGGTTGGTATAATTGATTTGTTAGAGAGCACAAAGATTAAGGAAATTTCAATCCATGCGATACTTGATGGTCGGGATACCGATCCTCATTCCGGAATTTCCTTTATCGACCAGATTAATAATTATCTAAAAGGAAAGAGGACAAAGATTGTCAGTACTATTGGAAGGTATTATGCAATGGACCGAGACAAACGATGGGAGAGAACCAAAAAAGCTTATGATCTCTATATACATGGAATTGGGCAAAAGTCAAATGATTTCCATTCTGCGATTAATAATAGTTACAGAATTGGAATTACGGATGAATTTTTAGATGCACATTCATTAAAAAATCCAGTGACTATAAAGGAGAAAGATGCGGTACTTTGTATTAACTTCAGAACGGATCGTTTGAGACAATTGACTGAGGCTTTGACCCAAAATGATTTTCCTGAATTTGGAATGTCTCGGCATTCTTTACATTATGTAACCATGACAAATTATAAGGATGAATATAAAAATATTTCTGTGCTTTTTGGCAAAGAAGACATTGAAGACACATTGGGTGAAACGCTCTCAAGATATGGGTTTACTCAGTTAAGGATTGCCGAAACTGAAAAATATCCCCATGTAAGTTTCTTCTTCAATGGTGGAAAAGAAAGCACATTTGTCGGAGAAAGACGAATCCTTATACCCTCTCCAAAAGTTGCCACTTATGATCTTCAACCTGAAATGTCGGCAAATGCCGTCACAAATTCCCTGTTGGAGGATATTCAGAAAAACCATCCTGATTTTGTATGTATAAATTTTGCAAATGCGGATATGGTAGGACATACCGGAAATTTTAATGCAGTCGTAAAGGGAATAGAATCCGTAGACCAATGCCTTGAAAAAATTGTACCTTTTGCTCAATCACACAACTATGAAATGATTATTCTGGCTGATCATGGTAATGCAGATTTTATGATTAATGCCGATGGTAGTCCAAACACTGCACATACCATGAATCCTGTCCCCTGTATATTAATCAGTAAAAATAAATCCCTAACCGTAAAGAATGGAAAATTAGCAGATATTGCACCCACTTTGTTAAATTTAATGGAACTTCCAGTTCCTGAAAAGATGACCGGAAATTCATTAATTTAA
- a CDS encoding DUF4783 domain-containing protein: protein MKYFLSIILLFCMLITYGQTKHPAFDALGRGDLNALGLQLDERVEFCMNGKISYLDKADVVKALKSFLEANPPKSCTPLHKGASKGNESNYLIAQFSSTNGRNFRVFLYAEENSNGRQIQELKIDSQ, encoded by the coding sequence ATGAAATATTTTCTTTCCATTATTTTATTGTTTTGTATGCTTATTACTTATGGTCAGACAAAACATCCTGCATTTGATGCTTTAGGGCGGGGAGATTTGAATGCTTTGGGATTACAATTAGATGAAAGAGTTGAATTTTGTATGAATGGAAAGATCTCTTATCTTGACAAAGCAGATGTCGTAAAAGCCCTTAAGTCCTTTTTAGAAGCCAATCCTCCAAAATCTTGTACTCCATTGCATAAAGGAGCCTCGAAAGGAAATGAGTCCAACTACCTGATTGCACAGTTTTCAAGTACCAACGGCCGAAATTTTAGGGTCTTTTTGTACGCTGAAGAAAACTCAAACGGAAGACAAATACAAGAATTAAAAATTGATTCCCAATAA
- a CDS encoding cyanophycinase: MEKIEFKGTIIPIGGNEDKGSGPNEMYTHDFIQQGILANVVKESGGNKAQIVVITTASRIPIEVGDNYLQAFGTLGCESIHIMDIRSRDEAQANNNLKLIENADCLMFSGGDQSEIVKQIGQTKMHELLFRKLYESDFVLAGTSAGAMCMSHEMISGGSSPDALRKGNLKMKIGMGFVTQAVIDSHFIQRGRFGRLAEAMAQFPNLLGIGLAEDTAIIIKKSTECRVIGSGMVILFDAKRLTHNKFDILKNDTPLSIANLTTHILATGDRFNLDDGSIQILTQEEALLMESKGNLT, from the coding sequence ATGGAGAAAATAGAATTTAAAGGCACAATAATCCCAATCGGAGGAAATGAAGATAAGGGAAGTGGACCTAACGAAATGTATACCCATGACTTTATCCAACAAGGAATCTTAGCTAATGTGGTGAAGGAAAGCGGCGGAAATAAAGCTCAGATTGTGGTCATTACGACAGCTTCAAGAATTCCAATTGAGGTAGGGGATAATTACCTACAGGCTTTTGGAACCCTTGGTTGTGAATCGATACATATTATGGATATTAGATCAAGGGATGAGGCCCAAGCCAATAATAATCTCAAATTGATTGAAAATGCAGATTGTCTGATGTTCTCAGGAGGTGACCAAAGTGAGATTGTTAAACAAATTGGACAAACAAAAATGCATGAACTACTTTTTAGAAAATTATATGAAAGTGATTTTGTCCTTGCAGGGACCAGTGCGGGTGCCATGTGTATGAGTCATGAAATGATTTCTGGAGGCTCAAGTCCAGATGCTTTGAGAAAGGGTAACTTGAAAATGAAAATTGGAATGGGCTTCGTAACTCAGGCAGTTATTGATTCTCATTTTATTCAGCGCGGTCGATTTGGGCGTTTGGCAGAAGCAATGGCTCAATTCCCAAACTTACTGGGTATTGGATTAGCAGAAGATACTGCTATCATCATAAAAAAATCTACTGAATGTAGAGTAATTGGGTCCGGAATGGTTATTCTGTTTGATGCTAAAAGGCTAACGCACAATAAATTCGACATCCTTAAAAACGACACCCCACTATCCATTGCCAATTTAACTACTCATATTTTGGCCACAGGAGATCGCTTCAACCTGGATGATGGGTCCATTCAAATTCTGACCCAAGAAGAAGCTTTATTAATGGAATCGAAAGGTAACCTTACTTAG
- the cphA gene encoding cyanophycin synthetase, translating to MRIREINVMKGPNYWSIRRHKLIVMVLDLEDLEQKPTNHIPGFLERMKDLLPGLYSHRCSVGNEGGFYQRIEEGTWMGHVVEHIALEIQTMAGMDVGFGRTRTYGEEGVYHVVFDYLEEKVGVYAAKASVRIAEALVEGYSYDLSIDLQEMRELRESNRLGPSTGSIIEEAQARGIPWIRLNKYSLCQLGYGRNQRRIQATVTNNTSNIGVEIAKDKEETKYLLNQAEIPVPKGEIVRTEAGLKDAVNYLKYPLVIKPINGNHGRGITTNIQNWEQAVNALQIAKRVSSSVIVEQFITGEDYRILVINHKMVAAAKRLPARIIGDGKHTVQELIDHVNADPRRGYGHEKVLTSITIDDITMKLLELKGYTLNSVISKGEILVVKDTANLSTGGTSVDVTDIVHPSIVFMAERISRVVDLDICGIDFMTNDISSPVYETRGAVLEVNAGPGFRMHLAPAEGLPRNVAAPVIDMLYPPGSASRIPIVAVTGTNGKTTTTRLMAHMVKMKGFTVGYTTTDGIYVQNHLMMSGDCSGPGSAEFVLRDPTVNFAVFETARGGILRAGLGFKNCDTCIVTNIAPDHLGLKGIHTLEQLAKVKAVVVESVKPDGYAILNADDDLVYAMREKANCKIALFSMDENNRKIKKHMREGGLCAIYENGYITICKGEWKLRVTKAVNVPLTFGGKASFMIQNVLPATLAGYIHGFELGDLSSSLESFIPSPAQTPGRLNLFNFKNFDVILDYAHNAAGLNALKKLVEKMDGSPKVGIIAGIGDRRKEDNEAIGSVSASIFDELIIRQDKHLRGKSEEEIVEMMERGIKEHDPEKKITIIPSEREAISYAIENAKPGSLIVICSDSVTESLLQVQKYKEEEASKYYEFNKNDIPNRS from the coding sequence ATGCGAATTAGGGAAATTAACGTCATGAAAGGACCAAATTACTGGTCCATAAGGAGACATAAACTGATTGTAATGGTTTTGGATTTGGAGGATTTGGAACAAAAACCAACAAATCATATTCCTGGTTTTCTTGAGCGTATGAAAGATTTATTGCCTGGCCTTTACAGCCATCGATGTTCCGTGGGGAACGAAGGCGGGTTCTATCAACGCATAGAAGAAGGGACCTGGATGGGTCATGTGGTAGAGCATATTGCCCTGGAAATTCAAACCATGGCCGGAATGGATGTTGGATTTGGACGAACCAGAACCTATGGTGAAGAGGGGGTCTATCATGTTGTTTTTGATTATCTGGAAGAAAAAGTAGGCGTCTATGCTGCCAAAGCTTCAGTTAGAATCGCTGAGGCTCTGGTTGAAGGTTATTCATATGATCTATCTATCGATCTTCAGGAAATGAGGGAGCTTCGCGAAAGCAACCGTCTAGGACCAAGTACTGGATCTATTATTGAGGAAGCCCAGGCCAGAGGAATACCGTGGATCAGATTGAATAAATATAGTTTATGTCAGCTTGGTTATGGGAGGAATCAAAGAAGAATTCAAGCTACGGTCACCAATAATACCTCCAATATAGGTGTTGAAATTGCTAAGGATAAAGAGGAAACCAAGTATTTGCTTAATCAAGCAGAAATTCCAGTTCCAAAAGGTGAAATCGTGCGTACAGAAGCCGGTCTTAAAGATGCCGTAAATTATTTAAAGTACCCTTTAGTGATAAAACCAATTAATGGAAATCATGGTAGGGGAATTACCACCAATATCCAGAATTGGGAGCAGGCGGTGAATGCTTTGCAAATTGCGAAACGTGTCTCTTCCTCTGTGATTGTCGAACAGTTCATTACCGGAGAAGATTATCGAATTCTGGTTATTAATCACAAAATGGTAGCTGCTGCAAAACGATTGCCTGCCAGGATTATAGGGGATGGAAAGCATACTGTTCAAGAGCTGATTGACCATGTAAATGCGGATCCAAGAAGAGGATATGGACATGAAAAAGTGTTGACCAGTATCACGATTGACGACATTACCATGAAGTTATTGGAGTTAAAGGGATATACTCTTAATTCTGTAATTTCGAAAGGAGAAATATTGGTAGTAAAGGATACGGCAAATCTATCCACTGGAGGGACCTCTGTCGACGTGACAGATATAGTTCATCCCTCCATTGTATTTATGGCAGAAAGAATTTCGAGGGTGGTGGATCTGGATATTTGTGGGATTGATTTTATGACAAATGACATTAGTTCCCCGGTTTATGAAACTCGGGGGGCAGTGCTTGAAGTAAATGCAGGACCGGGATTCCGAATGCATTTGGCCCCTGCTGAAGGTTTGCCAAGAAATGTAGCAGCGCCTGTAATTGATATGCTATATCCGCCGGGTTCAGCTTCAAGAATTCCAATTGTTGCAGTTACCGGGACAAATGGAAAGACTACAACCACCAGGCTAATGGCTCATATGGTTAAAATGAAAGGTTTTACAGTGGGCTATACCACCACAGATGGCATTTATGTACAAAACCATTTGATGATGAGTGGGGATTGCTCCGGACCCGGAAGTGCGGAATTTGTTCTTAGGGATCCTACCGTGAATTTTGCAGTTTTTGAAACTGCGAGGGGAGGCATTCTCAGGGCAGGATTGGGCTTTAAAAATTGTGATACATGCATAGTCACAAACATTGCACCGGACCACCTTGGACTAAAGGGAATACATACTCTTGAACAACTCGCCAAGGTAAAAGCTGTAGTTGTTGAATCTGTTAAACCAGATGGTTATGCCATTCTCAATGCAGATGATGACCTTGTTTATGCAATGAGAGAAAAAGCAAATTGCAAAATAGCTTTATTTTCCATGGATGAGAATAACAGGAAGATAAAGAAACATATGCGGGAAGGTGGATTATGTGCTATTTATGAAAATGGATACATTACTATCTGTAAGGGAGAATGGAAGTTGAGGGTAACAAAGGCGGTAAACGTTCCATTGACATTTGGAGGAAAAGCAAGTTTTATGATTCAGAATGTTCTCCCAGCTACTTTAGCGGGTTATATTCATGGATTCGAACTTGGGGATCTCAGTTCAAGTTTGGAGAGCTTTATACCTTCTCCAGCCCAAACTCCTGGCAGACTCAATTTATTTAACTTCAAAAATTTTGATGTCATCCTTGATTATGCCCATAATGCAGCAGGATTAAATGCACTTAAGAAGCTTGTTGAGAAGATGGATGGAAGTCCAAAGGTTGGTATCATTGCTGGAATAGGTGATCGCCGTAAAGAAGATAATGAAGCTATAGGATCAGTCTCGGCTTCCATTTTTGATGAGTTGATCATAAGACAAGACAAACACCTAAGGGGAAAATCAGAGGAGGA